GCCTCAACCCTAGTTTTTCCATTTTCAAAAGACATCCAGGCTGCAAGTTCAAACTTTATTTTAGAAAATTCATCAGCAGTTTGTTTAAGAACATCAGATCTTTTTTGATATGGCAGGCTACTCCACTTTTCAAAGGCGTTTTTTGCAGAAGATATTGCTTTTTTTGTTTGTGATTCATCTAGTTTTGGAAAAGTGCCAAGTACAAGTCTAGTATCAGAAGGGGATCTTACATCAAAAGTATTTTCTGAGAAAATTTCTTTGCCATTAATTATACAAGGATATTGTTTGCCAAATTTTTTTTTAACACGGTCTACGGCATCATCAAACTTGTTGTGAAATTCATTTTCTTTTCCTTGTGAAACTGCCTTGCCCCAAGTATATTCATTTTCAAACATACCTATAGTTGGGATTTGTTGAATTTAAAGTCACAATACTATTTGATTGAGGATATTACCTCACCAATCATTCTAGATGCAAGATGCGATGTTCTGTTGTTGATGTCATATGGCGGACACACCTCTACCAGATCCATTCCCAAAATTCCACGGTCTGCAATCTTTTTGAGCAGATACATGGTATCTACACTAGACAGTCCCATTGGAACAGGTACAGAGACGCCAGGTGCATAAGACGGATCAATACAGTCCATATCAAATGAGACATAGACATCATCTCCAAGAATATCAAGTACCTGTTGTGATATTTTTGATATGCCTTTTTCAGCAATTTCAAAAGGAGTTATCACGTGAATTTGGTTCTCTTGCAGATTATCCAGTTCTTCTTGTTCAGGCGTTCTAATTCCTATCTGAATGCTGGTTTTGGGTTCAATACAATCCAAAACATCTCCAAAAACAGAGCCATAGTAGTTCTTAGTTGAAGTTACAAAATCAGGATGAGCATCAAAATACACAAGCGATGTTCTGTTTGATTTGTGTGAGAGTTGTCGGATAATCTGTGAGCTCATTGAATGATCACCTCCTATCGATATCGGAATTTTAGAATCAGAAAATATTTTTTCAAATGTTTGTGGAATCTCATTTCTAGCAATATTTCCATAATCACAAACATGTTTGGAAATTCCATTTACAGGCAGACCAAGTGATTTCTTTTCATTTCTTGTGTAAGAGTCCATGAGATTGGACGCAATTCTAATTTGATCAGGAGCTTTTGAGGTTCCCTCTCTCATAGAATGTGATTGGGACTCGTCTGGAATTCCAATAATAACAACGTCACTGTCAACGTATTGGGAATTATCCCAGCATATTTTTTCCATCAATCTAATGCAACATACATGGATAATAATCTGACTTGTTTGCCATCGGTGAGAAAATATTCAAAAATGCACCATGGCATGTTTGTGCATGCAGAACATTACAAAATATGTTTATAGTTCCAAAGGTTCACGGTTTTCTGAACCACATGCTGGACAGTTAGATATTGGTTTGAGTCCAATTTCACGATTAAAAACACAACCACAGTCAGCACAGACTCTAAGATCAGCTTTTACCATGATACAATATACATTTGAAATCTATTAAGCATTGTACTAGACAACTTGTCTGAGACTCTTACAACGGTTTCTTACAGTCACTTCTGTAATTCCTGCTGCATCGGCAATGTCTTTTTGAGTTCGAATGTCTCCTGCATAAACTCCTGCCAGATACAATGCAGATGCTGCAACACCCATCGGATGTTTTCCTGCCAAAATGTTTTCTTTTTCTGCTTTCTTTAGAATTTTTATTGCATCACGCTTTATTTTTTCAGATACATCTGCATTGCTTGCAATCTTTGAAATGCATGAAACAGAATCCACCACAGGCATTCTAAGTTCAAGTTCTCTGAAAATCAATCTGTAGCTTGTTGTGACTTCCTTTCTTCTAATCCCAATAGCATCAGCTACCTCATCAAGCGTTCGTGGTGTTTCAGACTCACGGCATGCAGCGTACATGGATGCTGCAACCACTGCCAGAATAGAACGGCCTCTAATGAGGCTCTTGTCTAAGGCTTTTCTGTAGATGTATGCTGCTTTTTCAGCTATTGCATCAGAGAGGGAAAGTTTTTCCTTGAGTTTTAGAATTTCACCTAATGCATGTCGAAGATTCCTATCGTCGCTGGTTTTAACCCTGCTTCTACTATCCCATTTTCTCAGTCTGCCAATAGAAGATCTCATGGATGCAGACAAGGTATTTCCTGAAGAGTCCTTATCAGCAGAATTAATCACAGTGCTCAGACCACGATCATGTCGAATCAGGGTGGATTTGTCACCTGTGTGAGATTTGTTTACAGAATCGCTAAAGGTCCTATCAGGTCTTCTGTCAGTAACTTTTTCATCCACTACCAATCCGCAGTTTGAGCAAACAATCTCCTGGGACTCTATGTCAGTCACAAGGGAATTTTTTCCGCACCTAAGACACGTCTTGTCCTGAGAACTCATACCAGAACAAGCAATTCACAATGTGATGCATACGTCTTCAATGTGTTATGTAGTTGAGGTAAAGGAAGATGTCGAGTAGAAACATCTGTAAAATATTTTATGTTAGTCTTGCCCATGTTGGCAAAACATTATCATGCAACCTGTTATAAAATCATCGATTGGATTTTTAGACATTCAAAAAATATTTTTTGCAATTTTTTATTGTTAAAAGAAAAAAATTAGGAAACTATGATTGTTCCTCGCATACTAGTATGCAATGCACAAAAATAGTCATAAGTTCCCTTCTCATTGAGAGCAAGTTCAAATTTTTCTCCATGCTGCAAAAGACCGCTATCAAATCTACCGTCAAATTCGGTAGTTCCTTGCTTGACAGATGTAACTGTATGCTGATTTCCATCTACGTTGTCAAAGGTAATGGTTTGACCAGCAGTCACCTTGATCATATTTGGGACATAAAATGGAGATTCTAGCCCTACAATGCCCACAGTGTTTTCTTTTGTACTTTCTACAGGTTTCATGTTTTGCATGCTTTGGAGCATTTCGTTTTCATGTACTTGGATTACAAAAATTGCTGATGACTCACCAAAATTTGGAACCGAGTACGGAATAGAGCTCAAATCTGCAGAAATTATGTAGGTTCCTGGCTGGGAAAATGTGTGGGTAGTTGCCATCGCACCTTTGTGACCATGGTATGCACCATGTAACGGAATAGGAGCTGAAGGCTGTTCTCCAGATGCAGATGGATAATGATAGTATCCACGACGTACTGTCAGTTGACCGTCTACATGTGTTGCGTCTTCCCCAGTTTTTGCATCATCCACATCAATGAGTATGGTGGTTGGTTGACCTACAACAATTCGTTCAGGTTTTGTAGTGAATTTCACCAAAACTTCAGTGTCTGGCTGAGAGCCTTTTAGAACAACAGTTTTTTCTTGATTTACCACATCAACTGTAAATTCAAAGGTTCTTGTGCCAAAATTATTTTTTGGATCTTGTTCAAACTTCAAAATATCCCCTGAAACTACTGCTCTAGTTTGACCTAGCTCAGGAATTGGCATTCCAAGCATAAAGGAGCCTGATGAGGAAACAGTGTACTTTATTGTATATGTTCCAGATCCAGGAAAACTATCTTTGAAGTTCATTACACCAAAATGTCCATGGAGCGTAGTTGATTTGTGAACAATCTCTCCATTTGGACCGCTAACAGAATATGCCCAATCAGTATGAGATAGATTTGCACCAAGATCTGAATCAAGTACTCTTGCATTAATTGGAACTAATTTCCCTGCAGTGATTGTTTGAGGAACATTGAATTCTAGTGAAATATTTTCTTGTGTTTGAATCTGAGTTGTCATTTGCATGTTTTTTTGTTCCATAGTATTTTGTTCTGCAAAAACATCTTGTAATAGTTCTGCTGAAGATGGAACAAACAAGGCCATCAAAGCTATTGATAGAATTGCTGTTGGTATTCCCATGAGTTTTGTTCTTGTCATTGTAAAATCAAATTACAAAATTGTTTAAGACAATTTTACCAAGTAAATACAGAGTAATACCCAAATTGTATTTTAAAAAAATTATACAGACATTCTTGAGATAATTTCATCGAAGAGAACTTTGTTTTCTTCAAATATCGTGGATGGGAAAAATGTTGCTCCATAGTTGGCATCAAACTTGTCAATGAGATTATTTTTCTCTAAAATGTCCATATGATGTTTTATTGCTTTGTAATCCATCATCAATTCCTGAGATATCCTATGGGTGTTGTAAGGATGACTCTGCAAAAGACGCATGATCTTAATTCGTGTTTTTGCACCTTTTGAAGTTGCAAACAGGTACCAAAATGTCATTTTTGTCTCAGGATGAGACTCTGTTTGGATTGATCGAAGCGTAAGTGTATTCATTTAGACCTATAAATGATAGCATGCTTTCAATTATAAGTATTATGCCAAATTGCTAGCATGCTATCACATTTTTATACTAATTCATTCTAAGAACATCATGCCAAAAAAGATCCTAGTAAGAGAAGTAGACGATGAAATACACAATCAACTCAACAAGATCGCAAACGAATTGGGAGTTTCATTAAACTCCATTGCAAAAGATGCGCTTGACAAATGGATAAAACACAGATCAGAGATGCCAAAAAAGCACGATCTTATCATTTATGGAGATGAGAAAGCACTCCAGAACTTACTAAAATCAATGGACAGGTTTGCAAAAGAAGGAAATTGGTTTAGAGCATTTTGTGGACCTCCAACAAATAGTGCAGTCAAACTACTATCAAAACTCAAGTGGTTTGATGGAACAATAAAACCATACAAGACAGACCAAAAGAATATCTCAAAATATTGCGGAAGTATAATTCAAAACATCGACAAGGAATCAAAAGAAAACAATGTTTGTTGTACTGATTTTATTTTAGAGGACATTTCCCGTTCTTCATTTAAAGATGCGTTGTTAATAGAAAAGTCATACAACAAATTTCGAATAAACGGGATGATGTTTTGTCTATATCATACCAATACATTATTGGGTGCAGGGATTGAGGACATTATGGATTTATTTGTGCAACATGATCAGATATTCATTCTAAAGGGTGACGAATTGCATAAATTGCATGTGACAAAAGAAAACCTTCACAAACTTTTCATGAATTAATTTTTTTATCAGGCCTCAAAAAATAGGTCTAAACATAGAGGAGATAGGTATGATGAGGCCCGATATAGAATCTATGAAAAGATAGTATAAAGTAGAATTTCCAAATAATATCCAAATTTAGTAAAAATAATGGCTTTAGACAAACACAAGCAGGTTAGACTTTTTTGAACAGGTCTTTCATCTTTTGAAATTCTTTTGGTCCTGGCTTTTCAGTAGAATATCCAATTGCCAGAATCGCCACAGGTCGCAGTTTTGTCTTTAGAGTTTGAGCAACTGCCTTTTCTTTGAAATGGCCTATCCATACGCTTGACAATCCCTGTGCAGTTGCTGCTAGCTGTGCATATGCTGCTGCAATTGTTGCATCCTGGACTGCAAACAGGTTCTTTCCACGTGCTCCCATGTCCTTGATTCTTTTTGGATCAGTGCAAAATACCAAAACCAGCGGTGCATCGACATATCCCTGGTCATGTGTTGCCTTGACTAGTTTTTCTTTTTTTGACGCACTGACAACCTCGTACACCTGATAGTTCTGCGTTCCCATAGACGAGGGGCTCATCCATGCTGCCTTGAGAATCTTAGATATCTTTGATTTTTCAACAGCCTTTTTTGAAAAGGATCTTGATGAGCGTCTCTTTTCAATTGTTTTGAAAAAGGACATATTGATACGTTTTAGGTATTGTCTATAACTTTTTTCAAAGGACTAATCTAGTTCATCTAGGTAAACATCCTCAGAGTCTGTCTCAGTCACAATCTGGTCAAAGCTTGTTCCCTTGCATTGAGGACATTCTGTAATGTTTGTAGCGCCTGCCTTTTTTGAAAATACATTTCCACATGATTTGCAAATTCGCAGCTGATCCAAAGTTGCCATGACATGATTTGAGCAAATTCCTTTTTGTGTATTGCGCTAAAACTCATTTTTGAGACAAGATTGTTTTGTGCCCATGTGTTTTGCAACAGTTGAGAATGGTATCCTGCCTTTATATCCAAAAATAGCTCAGTTAATCACGCTTGAAAAGATACATGCTTGTTGCAATAATTGCACTTGTTTTAGTTCCCCTGTCTTCTGCATATGCAGATACAGTCAAGGTTCAAATCCCATCTGGCTCATCTGACCCCAATTTTCCAAATCACTTTCTGCCAGCAGAAGTTTCTGTCAGGCCAGGAGACAAGGTAGAGTGGGGAAACGCAGATTCAGTTGTACACACTATAACTTCGGGTTCTTTGTATGCAGGACCTTCAGGACTGTTTGATAGCGGACACATGGGCCCAGGTGCCAAGTTTTACGTTATATTCCAAAAAGAGCAACTAGGAGAGAACCTATACTTTTGTACAATTCATCCGTGGATGTTTGGAATTGTAAACGTAGTTGACTTGTCTAAAGAATTTCAGATAATTCACAACGTTGGCTCTGATGTGTCTTACTTTCCAGTAGATGTTGCCTACAAAGTACAGAGAAATCTTGTTAGTATACAAGTTGATCCTACAAGAAGCATGTTGATTTTTAATTTTGAAGGCAAGGTAAACAACGACAACTTTGTTGTAAGACTAGATGAAAAACTAATCAAAAATCCCCAGTCAGTATGGATAAACGACAAGCAGACAACTGACTTTGAATTAAAACAGATGAATGGAATGACGCAGCTTTCAGTTTTGTTAAATGATTCTGCAGAGCAAGTCAGGGTTGTAGGAACCAGCGTGATTGGCAAGGCAGTTCCAGAAAACATTGTTTTGATAAACCAGATTTTTGGCGTGACAGATAAAAAATTCTACACAATGGGCGAAGACATTGTAGTATCAGGTGAGATAAAAAACCCAGTACAGTTAAGCCAGATCTCACTTGACATCATAGGTCCAAAAGAAAATACCGTGTATCACAAGAACATTCCACTTCCAGACACTACAAAGTTTTCAGATACAATTTCTACTAGCGGAGTGCTAAGAGACTTTGGGCAATACACGGTAAAGATTACAGGTCCTGATGCAAAGAACCTGTTTTTGCGCATAGAATACGGCCTTGCACCAAAAGAGTTTGAATCCCCACTAAAGCAGATGAAAAAAGGAATTGATGCAGGCGACGTAACGTGCAACGAGGGACTAGAGTTGCTAATGAAGAGCACCAATGGAAAGGCAGTGTGTGTCAGCGAAGCCACTGCAAACGTACTGCTAAAAAGAGGATGGGCAGACTATTTTTAATCAGCAAATTTTCAAACCCATAATCAAGAACACCCTTAAGTAAAGTCAGTTTTTTTGGTATTTGTGAAACGCAGATTTAGTTTCTTTGTGATATTATTTGCATTCTCTGGGTTGTTCTCTATCAGCTCATTTTCAGACGTGTATGCCCATTGGGATACGCCTCCAAGCGGGGAGCCATACCACATTACAGTAATTGTAGAGAGAATAGAATTCAATTCTGATGCAGACTATCTAGAAGACTGGACAAGCGGTGCGGACCTAGTCCTAGGATGGCGTGCTCAATTATCAGGACATGAGGATGCAACAGGTTCGGGCACATATGCCAGAAATGATCTTGATTTGGATGATGGTGGAATCATTCCACTTGATCTAACAATAATGGATCATGATGAGTGTACGCCTCTAGGAGACTTGAGAGTGTATGCATGGGGCGCAGAGTCTGATCAGGAAAATACTCTTGACACTGATAGAATCATGAAAAGAGTAATCCAGAACGGAGACATTTCCACAGGACCACTGGAGGCAGAGCAAGAGTTTGAAGAGTCAGAAGACGAATGGATTGGATTTGACACAAGAAATCTTCGCGGAAGCTCAGCTGAAGGATGGTACTATGATGCAGAAGTTGTTCTGAAACTAGATGAGGATGAAACAATCGGAGTAAAGATGAAGATTCTAAGAAACGAAGTTGAAAACACAGGCCAGTGTGATACAGCAGTTCAACCAAAAACTGCAATGTTGATTCCTGATTGGTTCAAAAACAATGCAAAGTGGTGGAAAGACGGAATAATCTCAGATGATGAAATTGTAAATGCACTTGAGACACTAATCAAACAAAATGTAATCTCACTTGAGGAGTTTACAAAAAAGCACCCAGGAATAGAACATGAAGGAGGAATGGAGAAAGGCGGCACGTTTGTGCAACCTGCAAAAAAGATCCCAGAGTACATCAAAACAGTATTTGGATACTGGAGTGATGGAAATGTTTCAGATACAGAGATTGCAACATCACTTGGTTTTCTAGTCAGTGAAGGAATCATCAAAACTCCATCATTTTCAGAGATTTCAGGATTGGAAATTGAAGAGCAGGATATCGAGTACCGTGATGGAGATGAAGACATTACAGTAAGAAAGATGCCAGGCATTCCAAAGTATACTGATATCGTTTTAAAACGCGGAACCATTTCTGCAATCAATGAAGCACAAGAGTGGAACAAGCTTGCATCATCGCTTTTGTTTAAGATCAAAGACGGAGAGTCAAAAATATACAAAGAAAAATCTGATGAATTATTCTCATTGTATGACTCTACAAAAGAGCCTCAATACCTCTCAGGCGCACTAGAGGCAAAAGAAAAAGCTGCAAAGGCAGCTGATGAGGCAGCAGCTGCAGTCCAAAACTACAACAAGATTAGCAATATTGCCGAGGCTGCAAATGATGCCTACATGCAATCAGCAGACATGCCAGTAGAGTTTGAATCAGAGTCTATAGATTCAGTCAACACAGAATCAGAATATCAGGAAGCAGTAGGAAAGATCAAACAGGCAGCTGACAATGCAATTCGCAAGGCAACAGAGGCTGTAAACTTATTTTCAATGCAGGCAATAGATGAGAATCCCAGAACCCATCCTGACTTTATCTGGAATCCAACATACAATCCAGATACTGAAATAGACGACCGAAATGTCGGCGTCAAGTACGAGGACATCAAAATAATAATAGAATCATCAGATCCACATCAGACAATTACAAAGATCAAGGTTCCAACATTAATTGAAGAGTTGTTTGATTATTCTATTTTAAACACACATCATATGATTGAGAATCTGGATGGTTCCTTTGATGTCAAAACATCTGAAGACACCGCAGAAGTTACCAGTTATCCAGACAATGTTGCAAGACTGCTAGAGGCAGACATTACAT
Above is a window of Nitrosopumilus sp. K4 DNA encoding:
- a CDS encoding phage tail protein; amino-acid sequence: MKRRFSFFVILFAFSGLFSISSFSDVYAHWDTPPSGEPYHITVIVERIEFNSDADYLEDWTSGADLVLGWRAQLSGHEDATGSGTYARNDLDLDDGGIIPLDLTIMDHDECTPLGDLRVYAWGAESDQENTLDTDRIMKRVIQNGDISTGPLEAEQEFEESEDEWIGFDTRNLRGSSAEGWYYDAEVVLKLDEDETIGVKMKILRNEVENTGQCDTAVQPKTAMLIPDWFKNNAKWWKDGIISDDEIVNALETLIKQNVISLEEFTKKHPGIEHEGGMEKGGTFVQPAKKIPEYIKTVFGYWSDGNVSDTEIATSLGFLVSEGIIKTPSFSEISGLEIEEQDIEYRDGDEDITVRKMPGIPKYTDIVLKRGTISAINEAQEWNKLASSLLFKIKDGESKIYKEKSDELFSLYDSTKEPQYLSGALEAKEKAAKAADEAAAAVQNYNKISNIAEAANDAYMQSADMPVEFESESIDSVNTESEYQEAVGKIKQAADNAIRKATEAVNLFSMQAIDENPRTHPDFIWNPTYNPDTEIDDRNVGVKYEDIKIIIESSDPHQTITKIKVPTLIEELFDYSILNTHHMIENLDGSFDVKTSEDTAEVTSYPDNVARLLEADITLRPGQTSKYWLPTPYMTSLFVSDPFVSVGIFDENGNDISQSVEIFAADDHNGFFLPPYHELFFVSFTNENSYQTTFETAIQYSGIREDPELAMTVIDSPIISWDTGDYLFEVPEGFNYDSFVDFASEEFDFDSEMSFMDYLKDEQLFFSECMLPPAGSTTSGPAPPDGARHNDNYCGISAFVHSMETTFPGALSHDIRTSKAQWDRLGDNLDHSNTFGERGGKFVDNVNKNFGDRVITGDRKNYCAAEIEDTTPANLEAWSDVCNIKMLIYDIPSYGHWVDINSISGNTINFQDYNYSHSATFDGKVVDFSSSGTGGPTLSHFKGSNTKAGDGFFESVQFYAVCECDKSSESRMPTTNSKGQNLKLE
- a CDS encoding transcription initiation factor IIB family protein, with amino-acid sequence MSSQDKTCLRCGKNSLVTDIESQEIVCSNCGLVVDEKVTDRRPDRTFSDSVNKSHTGDKSTLIRHDRGLSTVINSADKDSSGNTLSASMRSSIGRLRKWDSRSRVKTSDDRNLRHALGEILKLKEKLSLSDAIAEKAAYIYRKALDKSLIRGRSILAVVAASMYAACRESETPRTLDEVADAIGIRRKEVTTSYRLIFRELELRMPVVDSVSCISKIASNADVSEKIKRDAIKILKKAEKENILAGKHPMGVAASALYLAGVYAGDIRTQKDIADAAGITEVTVRNRCKSLRQVV
- the speB gene encoding agmatinase, which codes for MEKICWDNSQYVDSDVVIIGIPDESQSHSMREGTSKAPDQIRIASNLMDSYTRNEKKSLGLPVNGISKHVCDYGNIARNEIPQTFEKIFSDSKIPISIGGDHSMSSQIIRQLSHKSNRTSLVYFDAHPDFVTSTKNYYGSVFGDVLDCIEPKTSIQIGIRTPEQEELDNLQENQIHVITPFEIAEKGISKISQQVLDILGDDVYVSFDMDCIDPSYAPGVSVPVPMGLSSVDTMYLLKKIADRGILGMDLVEVCPPYDINNRTSHLASRMIGEVISSIK
- a CDS encoding plastocyanin/azurin family copper-binding protein, coding for MTRTKLMGIPTAILSIALMALFVPSSAELLQDVFAEQNTMEQKNMQMTTQIQTQENISLEFNVPQTITAGKLVPINARVLDSDLGANLSHTDWAYSVSGPNGEIVHKSTTLHGHFGVMNFKDSFPGSGTYTIKYTVSSSGSFMLGMPIPELGQTRAVVSGDILKFEQDPKNNFGTRTFEFTVDVVNQEKTVVLKGSQPDTEVLVKFTTKPERIVVGQPTTILIDVDDAKTGEDATHVDGQLTVRRGYYHYPSASGEQPSAPIPLHGAYHGHKGAMATTHTFSQPGTYIISADLSSIPYSVPNFGESSAIFVIQVHENEMLQSMQNMKPVESTKENTVGIVGLESPFYVPNMIKVTAGQTITFDNVDGNQHTVTSVKQGTTEFDGRFDSGLLQHGEKFELALNEKGTYDYFCALHTSMRGTIIVS
- a CDS encoding nitroreductase family protein; this translates as MSFFKTIEKRRSSRSFSKKAVEKSKISKILKAAWMSPSSMGTQNYQVYEVVSASKKEKLVKATHDQGYVDAPLVLVFCTDPKRIKDMGARGKNLFAVQDATIAAAYAQLAATAQGLSSVWIGHFKEKAVAQTLKTKLRPVAILAIGYSTEKPGPKEFQKMKDLFKKV
- a CDS encoding winged helix-turn-helix domain-containing protein → MNTLTLRSIQTESHPETKMTFWYLFATSKGAKTRIKIMRLLQSHPYNTHRISQELMMDYKAIKHHMDILEKNNLIDKFDANYGATFFPSTIFEENKVLFDEIISRMSV